The genomic DNA AACCTGCACAGACCTTACCCACCGAAAGACCGTCGAGTCTCGCTTCGACTCTTCTCAGCTCAACGCCATCCTTTCTCCAGTCCTCCAGAACCTTCAATCTTACGACATGCGCCGGGACGTCCACCACCATCAAGCAACGGAAGCCGACAACGAACACGTCTTACGAGAGCATCATCGCTGCGCGCTCCAAGACGAAGGAGGGAAGGGCGAAACGCGCATATTACGGCATAGACATCAACGAGCTCATTGATGCCGCGAAACAGGAAGCATCCGAATCACGCCGGCCACAGCGAACGGAGAGCGATGTACCAGTCCGCTCGGTGGAACCGTCGATCACTGGAAAATCACAAAAGAAGACGCTGCTGTGGACCGAGAAGTACAGGGCCAAGAACTTCCTGGATCTTTGTGGCGATGACGGCACGAATCGGATGGTTCTCCGCTGGCTGAAGCGCTGGGACCCAATCGTGTTCCCCGGTGTTGCGAAGAAAGCCCCTATTGTGCGAAGACCCGGCGCGAAACAGGtccaagaggaggagaagccgcACAAGAAGATCTTGATGTTGACGGGACCACCGGGTCTCGGAAAGACTACTTTGGCGCATGTCTGTGCCAGACAGGCAGGGTACGATGTGATGGAAATCAATGCCAGCGACGACCGAAGCCGAGACGTGGTCAAAAGCCGCATACGAACCTCCCTGGGAACCGAGAGCGTCAAGACTGTTGAGAATGTAAAAGCGAAGGACGGGGAAACACTGCAAAAGGTCGCGAAACCAGCCTGCGTAATAGTCGATGAAGTCGACGGTGTCGTTGGCGGTTCTGGTTCTTCTGGAGAAGGTGGCTTCGTCAGGGCCCTGATCGACCTCGTGCTCCTTGACCAGAAAAACAGTGCTGGTGCCTCTAACGCCGCAAAccggaagaagaaaaagggggacGACTTTCGGCTGATGCGGCCGCTCATTCTCATTTGCAACGACGTTTACCACCCTTCCCTCAGACCACTGCGGCAATCAGGCATGGCGGAAGTCATCCACGTCGGGAAGCCGGGCATCGATGCTGTCGTCACGCGGCTCAAGGCTGTGCTTGACAAGGAAGGCATTCCCTGTGAGAAGGATGCCGCGCGTAAGATCTGCGAGGCTGCCTGGGGCATTACGAGTGGCATCGACGCAAAGCGCGGCGCCGAAAGCGGAACGGAAGGTGATCTTCGAGGAGTAATGGTTGTTGGCGAGTGGGTCGCAGGTCGTTTTAGAGCCGCTGCTGGATTCAACGATCGTTTGACGAGGCAGTGGCTCGAACAGAATGTGCTCCACGACTTGACCAACGGCGccggaggggggagggggctcgGACGAGGCAGCGCCAAAGACATCGTTACGCGTATCTtccaagaaggcggcgggtTCCCGAAGCAAGCCTTGGACACCTCTCAAAACTTCACGCATAAGCACGAGCAGCCCAAGAGCCAACTAGGCTTTGCAGAGTATCACAAGAAGAATGCGATGGAGCGGTTGCGGCACATGATCGACACCAGCGGAGAAGTCGACCGGATCATGACCGACATATTTCTGGAGTATCCCAACAGGGAGTTCAACGACGACTCCTTTCTGTCGAAGCCAAACGCCGCGTACGACTGGATGAACTTTTTAGATACCTGTTCATCACGCACCTTTGGAAGCCAGGAGTGGGAGTTGGCGCCCTACCTCAGCCAGCCGATCCTGGCCTGCCACAGCCTGTTCGCCTCGTCCCGTCGACATCAGGTCACGATGGGGTACGATAAGAAAtggggcggcggagaggaggatgacgagcCACCAGTGCCGTTCTCTGGACCTCGAGCCGATTTCGCAGCCCACGAAGCGCTGAAGCAAAACAAGGCCATGCTCCAGGCCATTCAGGCACAGCTAACTCCCACGCTGGGACGGTCGTTCCGGAGCGCCGAGGATATCTCCACGGAGTTCATGCCGTACTTGGTACGCATGGTGTCGCCGGACGTGAAGCCCGTTGTTattggcggcagcggcatcaGTACGGCCAGCGTGCGAaaggagacggagaaggcCATGGTCAAGCGGGCGGCCGAAGTCATGGCGGAGGTCGGCATTGTCATGCAAAAGGGCAAGATCGAGACAGATTCTTTGGTGAATAGGGGGCCGCAGTGGGTGTACCGGATGGAACCGTGAGTTGACTCCCAACCGCGCTCGTCACTTGAGCTAATATCAGGACAGTGACCTTGACGCCCTTGCGGTGTATGAGACGGCAGGCAGCCTGGTGCTCTCCAGCCAGGCCCCGACGCGCTACGCCGTGCGGCAGGTGCTGGACCAGGAGTTGCAAAAGACCATCACGCTGCGCGAGGCCGCGGCGCGCCAGGCGCGGTTCACGGCCGGCGGTCCCATGGGACTCGAGGAGATTCCCGTGCACGATAACAAGGAGAACATACTCAAGGAGCAGGCGAGGATACTCGAGGCGAGCGTCAAGAGGGACTTTTTCGGACGCATCATCCCGGCGCGGCCGCTCGGCGAGGTGGACGGCAACGCGAAGAGGAGAAAGGGGCACGAGCACGAAAAGAGCGACAACAAGGTTTGGGTCACGTACCACGAAGGTATGAATAATGCTGTCAGGAAGCCTATCACGCTGCAGGAGTTTATGAAGGGGATGTAGAGCTTAAGGGGCGGATGAGACGGATCTATTGCAGATTTGGCTCAATGTTAATGATGATGGCCTATTGAGTAACTGTAGCAATGCTTAGACCTCCGGCCCCTGGTTAGTGTCCTTTCCTCCCTGGTTTGTAAGAACCGCGAAAGTATCGCCGCGGTTCGTTTTCCATAGAACGGCTTCTGCGCGTGATCGAGCTTCTTGCGTGTGCAGAGATTCTCCCTCAAAGAGTCAAGAGATATAAGCACCTATCAGTATAGGCTAGAAGTGGACTTTTTGTgaataaaataaaaagaatTATCTGGACTCAACGAATGTAGCTTGTTTCCCTAAAGGAGCAACTCATTCTTAACCACGTTCCCAACCGTAGTTGTGTCACTGAAAACATTGCTGGCCACCCAACGAACAAAGCCGAGAGCTTTCAAAGACAGCACATCCCCCCTCCATCAACAAAACGCGATTTACATATGATCTCCGAAGTTATCGGCAGGCCACCTCTTTCTCCAGGCTGGCCCATAATGGTATACCACTGGGATAGAGACAGCAAAAGCGGCAATGAGCCCAGTGTAAATCATCATGGCGTTGAAGTAACCCATCTCCACAACCCAGTCCGAGATCTTGAACGACAGCGCAAACGCCAGAAGGCACCGAAATGAGGCGATGTTCACCAGGGCCGGGCCCGCAAGATGAGGGTAGCACTCCAGAACgtagacggcgccgatggagTTGGCGCCCAGGAACCCGAACGCCATCAGCCCGAGACCGGTGAGGAACGTGAAGTAGGAGTACTTGTCCTGGTTCGAGCCGGCCAGACCGAATATGACGGAaccgacgaggccggcgatggttgGGATGATCAGGTTGACCAGCTGGTTCTCCGGGacgcggacgccgcgctTCTTGGCGATGCGGTTCGCCATCCAGTCGGCGGCGTTCCCGGTGACGAGaacgacggcgatggcggcgacaagAACTGGAAGCAGGCAAAGTCCGAGCAAGTTGAAGTTCCATCTAGAAAGTCGAAAGTCAGGCAAAGGGCCAACTctggcggggggggggggacgaaTCACTTACGACCAAGGTGCCGTCAAGAGGGCCGGAGCAACGGTGTacccggcggcgaaggcgcaGGCAATCATGACGCTGTTAAGCAtggtgatgaagaagatctGCGGGTAGAAGAAAGTGCGGAGCGTGTCGACGAAAGCGTTCCAGCCCTTTCGCCATTCCATATTGCCATGGAAGAGAGCCAAGTTGTACCGTAAGGTTCTCGGGGCGTACTGCTGGCCAACCTCATTGCGAGGAACGCCGTCTATAAGGTGTGGTGTCAGTCAGAGATATGTACTACCAATCAAAAGGGTCGATGCTGGGGCCTGGGGTGTGATAAAAGAAGACTTACTCATCTCGGCACGGGTGCGTGCCCACCTGGTCTCCGGCATGAAGAAGtagacgccgacgaggaagaaggcggcgccggcggccgtgaTGTAGTACATGTAGCGCCAGCTCaggtcgatgatgatgtagggggcggcgatgccgaggatgatgatgatgaggcccTGAGCAGCGAAGATGCCCGAGATCCACGAGTTGCGCTGGTGGACGAAGATCATGTCCTGCAGGATGAAGGGGATCAGGCtctcgacggtgccggcgccgacggcctggacgcAGCGGGCCAGCAGGTGGGACGCGAGGGACCGGCTGCTCCCGGCCCAGACGcagccggcgacggcgacgagacccgtggcgaggacgacggggcggcggccgacggaGATGGCCATCGGcacgaggacgaggttggcCAGGCCGATGACGAGCACGGGGAGCGAGGCCAGCAGGTAGATGTACAAGATGGGCGGGGCGCCCGGCAGGTTGGAGAGGATCCTCAGGGGGTCGCTGCCGGCGGGGAGGCCGCCGCTCGAGGTCAGCGGCTTGAGGATCTTGGGGTCGAGGCCAGAGTActcgagggcgaagacgggcagcatggcgccgaggatcagctcggcggcggcggccagcgcGCCGAAGCAGCACAGGCAGACGCACGCCAGGATCTTGCGCGACAGCGGCAGGTTGAGGGGGTCGCGCGGGTCCCTGGTCGGCGCGGGCTGGAGGATGAGCCGGCCGTCTCTGTagaggacgccgtcgcgggcCTGGGCCTCATCGTCAAAGAAGGAACGGGAGGAGTCGACGTGTTGGAGCTCCTTGTTGTTGGGCTGTGTCGATGAGCTGCTGTGGCTGCCGGACCTCTTCCGCTGGGCGTCGAAGTCATGATGGCCGCCggtcttgtcgtcggcgtcatcgccACCGAGCGGCCAACCCCGTTTGAGGGAGCTTGAATCCGTCGACCGTCTCGCGTCACGGATGGGGAGCCTGTGGTTGGCGGATGGGTGTGTTTGGGAGGGGGCAGCACCGAAATTCATGCTGGAGTCAGAGCCGTGACGGTGGTGAGATTGTGATATGCTGTAAACTGTTAtacaaggggggggggggggggggggacagggaAAGATGCAGCTCTCTTCACCTTGTGCCAACAGAGGTAGAGAGCTTTAAACAATATGCAATAGGCTGTGAAGGGAAATTTGTTGATGAGGTTGGAATTACAACACAGACCGTTGCGCTATGGCGAACGAAACACGAGTCTGCATGCGGATGAGTGCGTGTACATCCTATGTACGTGATGCATCTCGAAAGACGCATCCACACAGACGTCGGGCTTCAATATGTATCCCAGACTCCGAGATCCTTTGCCgcggaagagagagaggaaacaTTCATGTGACGCCTTTCAAGCAAACAGTCAGGCAGTCAGCCCATGTTTCACTGACGTCAAACCCCcttccgcgccgccgcgcttCTATGTGTTTCCGCCATTTTGCCTTTCTCTCCCCGCTCCGATTCGCGATATTTCATTGGAAGAACCTTGTTCTTCTGACTAGATGAACGATCTGGGCAATCCGACTGGACGGGCTGGCTCGGGGTGACCCTGAAAGtccctttctctcccaaGAGGCACGGAGGGGAGGGTCGTGGGCACAGGATTGGCTGAACTGGTGCTCGTATGATGTATCAAACTGTTCTGATTCTTCAATCGAATGCAAGTCAATGCGTCCGGGGCCGAGAAACGGACGAAGACGTGCTTCCAAGGAGAGAGTACAGATCAGACCAGGACATGTCATTGCCGAGTCGGGGACGAGTAGGGGGGGCAGCGAGTGTCCCACTCAAAGGACTCCTCGAGACGAGACCCAAAAAACACGTCGTGGAGTCTGAACTCAAGAATGTGTGCGTGTGGCATAAAAGTCTTGCATCTCAATGAACACCGGAGGAGGACATCATCAACTTACACACCCGCTACACCGGGGATAATCATCACTAGTCTATTGTGCTTGCTACTGAAACTGTCCAGTACGTAATGCCTCAGGGATATTCAAACGAACAAACGTCAAGTAAAAGTATTCTCGCTTCTATAATGATACAAGTTCACCTGCAAATCATGGTTCCTTGCGCACATCTCGTTTCCAACTTCAGACGCGCAGTGGCTCTCTGCCTTGACCGACCCCCTCGTATGAACTACTTTTCACACACCTTTCTTCATCCCTCTCAGTACATCATCCCCTTCTTTTTCGAACTTTCGCTCCTCCAATCCTTCGCTCGCTCAAACCCGTTCTTGTGCATGTAAAAGTCTTCGACGGCCTGCTGCACCTCTTCCCGGCTGGTCATGACAAAGGGCCCGTGTTGCGCGATCGGCTGGTCCAAGACCTGTCCCGCGATCAACACGAGACGCGCCCCTCCGACCGCGGACGCAGGGacctcgatgtcgacgacgtcgccctccctctcgaaaatgacggcgtcgaacgtgtcggcgctgctccggccgccgctgcccttGGCGCCAAAGACCGCCGACCCCTCAAAGACGTAGGCGAAGGCGTTCCATCCCTGCGGCAGCGGCTGGgtgatgctgccgccgggcTTGATTTCCACGTCGAGATACCAGACGGGCGTGTACGCCAAGTCTTTAACcgagtcgacgccgccggccttgcccGAGATGACCTTGATGTTCActctgccgtcgtcgagccgaGCGTGGGGGATCTCGTTCGCGTGCAGGTCCCGGTACCTGGGCTCGCACATCTTCAGGTGCTTCGGGAGGTCGACCCACAGCTGGAACCCGGCGCCGGGGgtcccgtcgtcgtccggcaGCGGCTGCTCGGAGTGCATGATGCCCCTCCCCGCCGTCATGAACTGCAGGTCGCCGGCCCGCAGGATGCCTTTGTTTCCCGCGAAGTCCTCGTGCTCCACCGCCCCCTTGAGGATGTAGGACACTGTCTCCTGGCCCCGGTGTGGGTGGTCGGGGAAGCCTGCGCCGGTGCTGCCGCTCATGTGGTCGAACATGAGGAACGGGGAAAAGTTGCGTTTCTTGGCGCTACCGATGCTGCGGCGGACTCGGGCCCCTGCGCCCTCGGCCTGTTCGGGCGCTCGAAAGACGAGGTTGATTGCACGGGATCTCGACATTGTTcgtttgttgttgttgttgttgttgttgttgttgttgttgttgttgttgttgttgttgttgttgttgttgttgttgttgttgttgttgttgttgttgttgttgttgttgttgttgttgttgttgttgttgttgttgttgttgttgttgttgttgttgttgttgttgttgttgttgttgttgttgttgttgttgttgttgttgttgttgttgttgttgttgttgttgttgttgttgttgttgttgttgttgttgttgttgttgttgttgttgttgttgttgttgttgttgttgtgctGAAACCTGAAGACAAAATGATGGAGTGGGAAGATGTTGTATTCTAGGGAGAGACAGGTGCACTGTTTGTGCGGTCAAGTACCTTGGCTAAATACAAAAGAGAGGCCGAAATGCAGGCGGAGGAACACTGGCGACACCAAGTCTGATAGATCTCACCGTTCTTGGTAATGCTTACAAGCGTACAACGCGTGTCTTACTAAGGACATGGCAACGTTCTGGTTTGCTGAGGAAGACAACCCGTCACAACCAGCGTCTTGGAGTTGGGTTGGAACCAGTCGTTGAACTTGTTGTGCAAGTTTTATCAATGTGGAAGCTTAGAAATGAACCGTCATACGCGCGCGCGGAGATTAAGTTGAAAGAAAGGCGTCCGTCCGTGCAAGGGTGGGCGAGACCGACCCAGCCATCGTGGTGTGTAATACCCGCGCGCGACTAACATGGCCTTCCACTATCCTTTATTACCTACATGTACATTTTTGCCAAGCGCCGCCCACCGGCCCCGGGCTGTCACTTCACCGTTACAAGTCCGTACCTCCGTCCGTACCTTGAGCAGCTAGATAGTTGAGGTC from Colletotrichum higginsianum IMI 349063 chromosome 3, whole genome shotgun sequence includes the following:
- a CDS encoding ATPase, whose product is MPSASSPITFPASSSPPAAKRTRPAAAEPTKPKPKVNSGFLLDDDSDDDDDNAQQPPLKKQLVDFTARLQRPAPLTTIPDEDILEPIAPAPQKTNDRVTPEPAQTLPTERPSSLASTLLSSTPSFLQSSRTFNLTTCAGTSTTIKQRKPTTNTSYESIIAARSKTKEGRAKRAYYGIDINELIDAAKQEASESRRPQRTESDVPVRSVEPSITGKSQKKTLLWTEKYRAKNFLDLCGDDGTNRMVLRWLKRWDPIVFPGVAKKAPIVRRPGAKQVQEEEKPHKKILMLTGPPGLGKTTLAHVCARQAGYDVMEINASDDRSRDVVKSRIRTSLGTESVKTVENVKAKDGETLQKVAKPACVIVDEVDGVVGGSGSSGEGGFVRALIDLVLLDQKNSAGASNAANRKKKKGDDFRLMRPLILICNDVYHPSLRPLRQSGMAEVIHVGKPGIDAVVTRLKAVLDKEGIPCEKDAARKICEAAWGITSGIDAKRGAESGTEGDLRGVMVVGEWVAGRFRAAAGFNDRLTRQWLEQNVLHDLTNGAGGGRGLGRGSAKDIVTRIFQEGGGFPKQALDTSQNFTHKHEQPKSQLGFAEYHKKNAMERLRHMIDTSGEVDRIMTDIFLEYPNREFNDDSFLSKPNAAYDWMNFLDTCSSRTFGSQEWELAPYLSQPILACHSLFASSRRHQVTMGYDKKWGGGEEDDEPPVPFSGPRADFAAHEALKQNKAMLQAIQAQLTPTLGRSFRSAEDISTEFMPYLVRMVSPDVKPVVIGGSGISTASVRKETEKAMVKRAAEVMAEVGIVMQKGKIETDSLVNRGPQWVYRMEPDLDALAVYETAGSLVLSSQAPTRYAVRQVLDQELQKTITLREAAARQARFTAGGPMGLEEIPVHDNKENILKEQARILEASVKRDFFGRIIPARPLGEVDGNAKRRKGHEHEKSDNKVWVTYHEGMNNAVRKPITLQEFMKGM
- a CDS encoding Major facilitator superfamily transporter encodes the protein MNFGAAPSQTHPSANHRLPIRDARRSTDSSSLKRGWPLGGDDADDKTGGHHDFDAQRKRSGSHSSSSTQPNNKELQHVDSSRSFFDDEAQARDGVLYRDGRLILQPAPTRDPRDPLNLPLSRKILACVCLCCFGALAAAAELILGAMLPVFALEYSGLDPKILKPLTSSGGLPAGSDPLRILSNLPGAPPILYIYLLASLPVLVIGLANLVLVPMAISVGRRPVVLATGLVAVAGCVWAGSSRSLASHLLARCVQAVGAGTVESLIPFILQDMIFVHQRNSWISGIFAAQGLIIIILGIAAPYIIIDLSWRYMYYITAAGAAFFLVGVYFFMPETRWARTRAEMNGVPRNEVGQQYAPRTLRYNLALFHGNMEWRKGWNAFVDTLRTFFYPQIFFITMLNSVMIACAFAAGYTVAPALLTAPWSWNFNLLGLCLLPVLVAAIAVVLVTGNAADWMANRIAKKRGVRVPENQLVNLIIPTIAGLVGSVIFGLAGSNQDKYSYFTFLTGLGLMAFGFLGANSIGAVYVLECYPHLAGPALVNIASFRCLLAFALSFKISDWVVEMGYFNAMMIYTGLIAAFAVSIPVVYHYGPAWRKRWPADNFGDHM
- a CDS encoding Pirin encodes the protein MSLHNNNNNNNNNNNNNNNNNNNNNNNNNNNNNNNNNNNNNNNNNNNNNNNNNNNNNNNNNNNNNNNNNNNNNNNNNNNNNNNNNNNNNNNNNNNNNNNKRTMSRSRAINLVFRAPEQAEGAGARVRRSIGSAKKRNFSPFLMFDHMSGSTGAGFPDHPHRGQETVSYILKGAVEHEDFAGNKGILRAGDLQFMTAGRGIMHSEQPLPDDDGTPGAGFQLWVDLPKHLKMCEPRYRDLHANEIPHARLDDGRVNIKVISGKAGGVDSVKDLAYTPVWYLDVEIKPGGSITQPLPQGWNAFAYVFEGSAVFGAKGSGGRSSADTFDAVIFEREGDVVDIEVPASAVGGARLVLIAGQVLDQPIAQHGPFVMTSREEVQQAVEDFYMHKNGFERAKDWRSESSKKKGMMY